From Streptomyces sp. NBC_01460, a single genomic window includes:
- a CDS encoding HGxxPAAW family protein, which yields MSAHGDHDLGHTVAGWTGTAIGVLGTAVLGLGVVLTSATVLWLGTAVLALAALICWALHLAGWGKPTGPRPVDRQAWRTRDTTARHGHPGCLGCRMAGRGRTRPEKAAGAAPDADAAPQRGDGPLPGSRTRAGAA from the coding sequence GTGAGCGCACACGGTGACCACGACCTGGGCCACACCGTGGCCGGCTGGACCGGTACGGCCATAGGGGTCCTGGGCACGGCGGTGCTGGGTCTGGGCGTCGTCCTGACGTCCGCGACGGTGCTGTGGCTCGGCACCGCCGTCCTCGCGCTGGCGGCCCTCATCTGCTGGGCCCTGCACCTGGCGGGATGGGGCAAGCCCACCGGGCCCCGCCCCGTGGACCGGCAGGCCTGGCGGACCCGTGACACCACCGCCCGTCACGGCCACCCCGGCTGCCTCGGCTGCCGCATGGCGGGCCGCGGCCGGACCAGGCCGGAGAAGGCCGCCGGCGCCGCCCCGGACGCCGACGCCGCCCCGCAGCGGGGCGACGGGCCTCTGCCGGGCAGCCGGACGCGGGCAGGAGCCGCGTAG
- a CDS encoding MarR family winged helix-turn-helix transcriptional regulator has translation MDGKKRPEATADQALQAMDRMIALAQFGQHDIAGRLGLNTTDLTCLGFVMEAALAGTALTAGDLAERARLTTGAVTGVLNRLEKAGYARRQAVPGDRRRVHVVMDESAQARVLEVYGPFYARLGGLFADYGPQEIAVLTDWFTRARSAMQESLDEIRAGGTGGTGGDTDRA, from the coding sequence GTGGACGGCAAGAAGCGCCCGGAGGCGACGGCCGACCAGGCGCTGCAGGCGATGGACCGGATGATCGCGCTCGCCCAGTTCGGGCAGCACGACATCGCCGGGCGGCTCGGCCTCAACACCACCGACCTGACCTGCCTCGGCTTCGTGATGGAGGCGGCCCTGGCGGGAACGGCGCTGACCGCCGGCGATCTCGCCGAGCGGGCGCGGCTGACGACCGGAGCGGTGACCGGCGTGCTCAACCGCCTGGAGAAGGCGGGCTACGCCCGGCGGCAGGCGGTCCCGGGCGACCGGCGCCGGGTGCACGTGGTGATGGACGAGTCGGCGCAGGCGCGCGTCCTCGAGGTGTACGGGCCGTTCTACGCCCGCCTGGGCGGACTGTTCGCCGACTACGGCCCGCAGGAGATCGCCGTACTGACCGACTGGTTCACCCGCGCCCGGTCGGCCATGCAGGAGTCGCTCGACGAGATCAGGGCCGGAGGAACCGGAGGAACCGGAGGGGACACCGACAGGGCGTGA
- a CDS encoding SACE_7040 family transcriptional regulator yields MSTHAAARVAAPTRREQILREAARLFAERGFHGVGVDEIGAAVGISGPGLYRHFPGKDAMLAELLVGISERLLAGGRLRVTEDDASRDGSPDALLDALIEGHIDFALDDRPLITLHDRELDRLRDTDRKRVRQLQRQYVEVWVEVVRALYPDLAESEARVTVHAVFGLLNSTPHLTRPEALPDRTATAALLHRLARGAFEAAAS; encoded by the coding sequence ATGAGCACCCATGCCGCCGCCCGTGTCGCGGCTCCCACCCGCCGCGAGCAGATCCTCAGGGAGGCGGCCCGCCTCTTCGCCGAGCGCGGCTTCCACGGTGTCGGGGTCGACGAGATAGGGGCGGCGGTCGGTATCAGCGGCCCCGGCCTCTACCGCCACTTCCCCGGCAAGGACGCGATGCTCGCCGAGCTGCTCGTCGGCATCAGCGAGCGCCTGCTGGCCGGCGGCAGGCTGCGCGTCACCGAGGACGACGCCTCCCGCGACGGCTCCCCGGACGCCCTTCTGGACGCCCTCATCGAGGGGCACATCGACTTCGCCCTGGACGACCGGCCGCTGATCACCCTCCACGACCGCGAGCTGGACCGCCTGCGCGACACCGACCGCAAGCGCGTCCGCCAGCTCCAGCGGCAGTACGTGGAGGTCTGGGTCGAGGTCGTCCGCGCGCTCTACCCGGACCTCGCGGAGAGCGAGGCCCGGGTCACCGTCCACGCGGTGTTCGGCCTGCTGAACTCCACCCCCCACCTGACCCGCCCCGAGGCCCTCCCGGACCGCACGGCCACGGCGGCCCTGCTGCACCGGCTGGCGCGGGGGGCGTTCGAGGCCGCGGCCTCGTAG
- a CDS encoding carboxyl transferase domain-containing protein gives MQQAPVLVSAADPASEAWQANEAAHHALAEELRTRLSTARLGGGEKARARHVARGKLLPRERVDTLLDPGSPFLELAPLAAEGLYGGAAPAAGVIAGIGRVSGRECVIVANDATVKGGTYYPMTVKKHLRAQEVALENRLPCLYLVDSGGAFLPMQDEVFPDRDHFGRIFYNQARMSGAGIPQIAAVLGSCTAGGAYVPAMSDEAVIVRNQGTIFLGGPPLVKAATGEVVTAEELGGGEVHSRTSGVTDHLAEDDAHALRIVRNIVATLPDRGPLPWSVEPAEEPKADPAGLYGAVPVDSRTPYDVREVIARVVDGSRFQEFKAEYGQTLITGFARIHGHPVGVVANNGILFSESAQKGAHFIELCDQRGIPLVFLQNISGFMVGRDYEAGGIAKHGAKMVTAVACTRVPKLTVVVGGSYGAGNYSMCGRAYSPRFLWMWPNAKISVMGGEQAASVLATVKRDQIEGRGEEWPAEEEEAFKAPVRAQYEQQGSAYYATARLWDDGVIDPTETRQVLGLALTACANAPLGEPSFGVFRM, from the coding sequence ATGCAGCAGGCACCGGTCCTGGTGAGTGCGGCCGATCCCGCCTCGGAGGCCTGGCAGGCCAACGAGGCGGCGCATCACGCGCTCGCCGAGGAGCTGCGCACGCGGCTCTCCACGGCACGGCTCGGCGGGGGTGAGAAGGCCCGCGCCCGGCATGTGGCGCGCGGCAAGCTGCTGCCCCGGGAGCGGGTGGACACCCTGCTCGACCCGGGCTCGCCCTTCCTGGAGCTGGCACCGCTCGCGGCCGAGGGGCTGTACGGGGGCGCCGCGCCGGCGGCCGGGGTGATCGCCGGGATCGGGCGGGTCAGTGGCCGGGAGTGCGTGATCGTCGCCAACGACGCGACCGTCAAGGGCGGCACCTACTACCCGATGACGGTGAAGAAGCACCTCCGCGCCCAGGAGGTGGCGCTGGAGAACCGGCTGCCCTGCCTGTACCTGGTGGACTCGGGGGGCGCGTTCCTCCCGATGCAGGACGAGGTGTTCCCCGACCGGGACCACTTCGGGCGGATCTTCTACAACCAGGCCCGGATGTCCGGCGCCGGCATCCCGCAGATCGCCGCAGTGCTCGGCTCCTGCACGGCGGGCGGTGCGTACGTCCCGGCGATGAGCGACGAGGCCGTCATCGTGCGGAACCAGGGCACGATCTTCCTGGGCGGCCCGCCGCTGGTGAAGGCCGCCACCGGTGAGGTCGTCACGGCGGAGGAGCTGGGCGGCGGGGAGGTCCACTCCCGTACGTCCGGGGTGACCGACCACCTCGCCGAGGACGACGCGCACGCGCTGCGGATCGTGCGGAACATCGTCGCGACACTCCCGGACCGCGGCCCGCTCCCCTGGTCGGTGGAGCCCGCCGAGGAGCCGAAGGCCGACCCGGCGGGTCTGTACGGCGCGGTGCCGGTCGATTCGCGTACGCCCTACGACGTGCGGGAGGTCATCGCCCGGGTGGTGGACGGCTCCCGCTTCCAGGAGTTCAAGGCGGAGTACGGCCAGACCCTGATCACGGGCTTCGCCCGCATCCACGGCCACCCCGTCGGTGTCGTCGCCAACAACGGCATCCTGTTCTCGGAGTCCGCCCAGAAGGGCGCCCACTTCATCGAGCTGTGCGACCAGCGCGGCATCCCGCTGGTATTCCTCCAGAACATCTCCGGCTTCATGGTCGGACGGGACTACGAGGCCGGCGGCATCGCCAAGCACGGCGCCAAGATGGTGACGGCCGTGGCGTGCACGAGGGTGCCCAAGCTGACGGTCGTCGTCGGCGGCTCGTACGGCGCGGGGAACTACTCGATGTGCGGCCGGGCCTATTCACCGCGGTTCCTGTGGATGTGGCCGAACGCCAAGATCTCGGTGATGGGCGGCGAGCAGGCCGCCTCCGTGCTGGCCACCGTCAAGCGGGACCAGATCGAGGGCCGGGGCGAGGAGTGGCCCGCCGAGGAGGAGGAGGCCTTCAAGGCTCCGGTCCGCGCGCAGTACGAGCAGCAGGGCAGCGCCTACTACGCCACCGCCCGGCTCTGGGACGACGGCGTGATCGACCCGACGGAGACCCGGCAGGTGCTGGGACTCGCCCTGACCGCGTGTGCCAACGCCCCGCTGGGCGAGCCCAGTTTCGGCGTCTTCCGGATGTGA
- a CDS encoding ATP-binding protein, which translates to MFSTVLVANRGEIAVRVIRTLRELGVRSVAVFSDADADARHVREADTAVRIGPAPAAESYLSVERLLDAARRTGAEAVHPGYGFLAENAGFARACAEAGLVFIGPPAEAISLMGDKIRAKETVAAAGVPVVPGSSGSGLTDEQLGVAAREIGMPVLLKPSAGGGGKGMRLVREEALLADEIAAARREARASFGDDTLLVERWIDRPRHIEIQVMADGHGNVVHLGERECSLQRRHQKIIEEAPSVLLDERTRAAMGEAAVQAARSCGYVGAGTVEFIVPGDAPASYWFMEMNTRLQVEHPVTELVTGLDLVEWQLRVASGERLPYAQADITLTGHAVEARVCAEDPARGFLPSGGTVLALHEPQGGGARTDSGLSEGVPVGSTYDPMLSKVIAYGPDRPTALRRLRAALAETVVLGVPTNAGFLRRLLAHPAVAAGELDTGLVEREAEGLVPDGVPEEVYAAAALLRQPPPAPAADWVDPFSVPSGWRLGGTPAETFHHFRVPGHDPVRVGLRTGAGGTASLTFGHAGDREEAADACGPVPSLPGARPSRLVETSGPRVVLEVDGVTHTFSRAASRDGVWLGRDGDTWHVQDHDPVEASLSGAARSGADTLAAPMPGTVTVVKVAVGDEVVAGQSLLVVEAMKMEHVISAPHAGTVTELDVTAGTTVAMDQILAVVAPREEA; encoded by the coding sequence ATGTTCAGCACTGTTCTGGTCGCCAACCGTGGCGAGATCGCGGTCCGGGTCATCCGGACCCTGCGCGAGCTCGGCGTGCGGTCGGTGGCCGTCTTCAGCGACGCCGACGCGGACGCCCGGCACGTACGGGAGGCCGACACGGCGGTACGGATCGGGCCCGCTCCCGCCGCGGAGAGCTACCTGTCCGTGGAGCGGCTGCTGGATGCCGCCCGCCGCACGGGCGCCGAGGCCGTCCACCCCGGCTACGGCTTCCTCGCCGAGAACGCGGGCTTCGCCCGGGCCTGCGCGGAGGCGGGTCTCGTCTTCATCGGCCCGCCCGCCGAGGCGATCTCGCTGATGGGTGACAAGATCCGCGCCAAGGAGACCGTCGCCGCGGCGGGGGTCCCCGTCGTGCCCGGCTCCTCGGGGAGCGGACTCACCGACGAGCAACTGGGCGTGGCCGCCAGGGAGATCGGCATGCCCGTCCTGCTGAAGCCCTCGGCGGGCGGTGGCGGCAAGGGCATGCGGCTGGTGCGCGAGGAGGCGCTGCTGGCCGACGAGATCGCGGCGGCCCGGCGTGAGGCACGCGCCTCCTTCGGCGACGACACCCTGCTGGTGGAGCGGTGGATCGACCGCCCCCGGCACATCGAGATCCAGGTCATGGCCGACGGGCACGGCAACGTCGTGCACCTCGGGGAGCGCGAGTGCTCGCTCCAGCGCCGCCACCAGAAGATCATCGAGGAGGCGCCGTCGGTCCTGCTCGACGAGCGGACCCGGGCCGCGATGGGCGAGGCGGCCGTGCAGGCGGCCAGGTCGTGCGGGTACGTGGGCGCGGGGACGGTCGAGTTCATCGTCCCGGGCGACGCCCCCGCCTCGTACTGGTTCATGGAGATGAACACCCGTCTCCAGGTGGAGCACCCGGTCACCGAGCTGGTCACGGGGCTCGACCTGGTGGAGTGGCAGCTGCGGGTGGCCTCCGGTGAGCGCCTGCCGTACGCCCAGGCGGACATCACGCTGACCGGGCACGCCGTCGAGGCCCGGGTCTGCGCGGAGGACCCGGCGCGCGGGTTCCTGCCGTCCGGGGGCACGGTGCTCGCGCTGCACGAGCCGCAGGGCGGCGGGGCGCGGACGGACTCGGGCCTCAGCGAGGGCGTGCCCGTCGGCAGCACGTACGACCCGATGCTCTCGAAGGTCATCGCGTACGGCCCCGACCGGCCCACGGCGCTGCGCCGGCTGCGGGCGGCCCTGGCGGAGACGGTGGTGCTGGGCGTCCCGACCAACGCCGGGTTCCTGCGGCGGCTGCTGGCCCATCCGGCGGTGGCCGCCGGCGAGCTGGACACCGGCCTCGTGGAGCGCGAGGCGGAGGGCCTGGTGCCGGACGGGGTCCCGGAGGAGGTGTACGCGGCGGCGGCGCTGCTGCGGCAGCCGCCCCCGGCACCCGCGGCCGACTGGGTCGATCCGTTCTCCGTGCCCAGCGGCTGGCGGCTCGGCGGCACGCCCGCGGAGACCTTCCACCACTTCCGCGTACCGGGCCACGACCCGGTGCGGGTGGGACTGCGTACGGGCGCGGGGGGCACCGCCTCGCTGACGTTCGGCCACGCGGGCGACCGCGAGGAGGCGGCGGACGCGTGCGGGCCCGTGCCCTCACTGCCCGGTGCGAGGCCGTCCCGGCTCGTCGAGACGTCCGGACCCCGCGTCGTCCTCGAAGTCGACGGGGTGACCCACACGTTCAGCAGGGCGGCCTCCCGGGACGGCGTCTGGCTCGGCCGGGACGGTGACACCTGGCACGTCCAGGACCACGACCCGGTGGAGGCGTCCCTCAGCGGCGCGGCGCGCTCCGGCGCGGACACGCTCGCCGCCCCCATGCCCGGGACGGTCACGGTGGTGAAGGTGGCCGTCGGGGACGAGGTCGTCGCCGGTCAGAGCCTGCTGGTCGTCGAGGCGATGAAGATGGAGCACGTCATCTCCGCCCCGCACGCCGGCACCGTCACCGAGCTGGACGTCACCGCCGGCACCACGGTCGCCATGGACCAGATCCTGGCCGTGGTGGCCCCGAGGGAGGAAGCGTGA
- a CDS encoding hydroxymethylglutaryl-CoA lyase, producing the protein MTVPAPGLPARVRIHEVGARDGLQNEKTVVPTEVKAEFIRRLAEAGLTTIEATSFVHPKWVPQLADAEQLFPLVGDIADVGDVALPVLVPNERGLDRALALGARRIAVFGSATETFAARNLNRTVDESLAMFEPVVARAKDAGVHVRGYLSMCFGDPWEGAVPVAQVVRVAKALMDLGCDELSLGDTIGVATPGHVGRLLSGLNEEGVRTGTIGVHFHDTYGQALSNTLAALQHGVTTVDSSAGGLGGCPYAKSATGNLATEDLVWMLDGLGVDTGVDLGALTATSVWMAEQLGRPSPSRTVRALSHKE; encoded by the coding sequence ATGACGGTGCCCGCGCCGGGGCTGCCCGCCCGGGTCCGGATCCACGAGGTCGGCGCGCGCGACGGACTGCAGAACGAGAAGACCGTCGTACCGACCGAGGTGAAGGCCGAGTTCATCCGCAGGCTCGCGGAGGCCGGGCTCACCACGATCGAGGCGACCAGCTTCGTGCACCCGAAGTGGGTGCCCCAGCTGGCGGACGCCGAGCAGCTCTTCCCGCTGGTCGGGGACATCGCGGACGTCGGGGATGTGGCGCTGCCCGTCCTCGTGCCGAACGAGCGCGGGCTGGACCGGGCGCTCGCGCTCGGTGCCCGCCGGATCGCCGTGTTCGGTTCGGCGACCGAGACGTTCGCCGCCCGCAACCTCAACCGCACGGTGGACGAGTCGCTCGCCATGTTCGAGCCGGTCGTGGCCCGCGCCAAGGACGCCGGGGTGCATGTGCGCGGCTATCTGTCCATGTGCTTCGGCGACCCGTGGGAGGGCGCCGTGCCCGTCGCGCAGGTCGTCCGGGTCGCGAAGGCGCTGATGGACCTCGGCTGCGACGAGCTCTCGCTCGGCGACACGATCGGCGTCGCCACCCCCGGCCATGTCGGGCGGCTGCTCTCCGGGCTGAACGAGGAGGGCGTGCGCACCGGCACCATCGGGGTGCACTTCCACGACACCTACGGCCAGGCGCTCTCCAACACCCTGGCCGCGCTCCAGCACGGGGTGACGACGGTGGACTCCTCGGCGGGCGGCCTCGGCGGCTGCCCGTACGCGAAGAGCGCGACCGGAAATCTCGCCACCGAGGATCTCGTGTGGATGCTCGACGGCCTCGGTGTCGACACCGGGGTCGATCTCGGCGCACTCACCGCCACAAGCGTGTGGATGGCCGAACAGCTGGGCCGCCCGAGCCCGTCCCGTACCGTCCGCGCGCTGTCCCACAAGGAGTGA
- a CDS encoding acyl-CoA dehydrogenase family protein — protein sequence MSLDHRLTAEHEELRRTVEEFAHDVIAPKIGDFYERHEFPYEIVREMGRMGLFGLPFPEEYGGMGGDYLALGIALEELARVDSSVAITLEAGVSLGAMPVFRFGTEEQKRRWLPKLCAGEALGAFGLTEPDGGSDAGGTRTTAVLDEATGEWVINGSKCFITNSGTDITELVTVTAVTGRKEDGAPRISAIIVPSGTPGFTVAAPYSKVGWNASDTRELSFSDVRVPKENLLGEEGRGYAQFLRILDEGRIAISALSTGLAQGCVDESLKYAKERHAFGKPIGANQAIQFKIADMETRAHMARIGWRDAASRLVAGEPFKKEAAIAKLYSSTVAVDNAREATQIHGGYGFMNEYPVARMWRDSKILEIGEGTSEVQRMLIARELGMDA from the coding sequence ATGTCCCTTGACCACCGGCTGACCGCCGAACACGAGGAACTGCGCCGCACCGTCGAGGAGTTCGCCCACGATGTGATCGCCCCGAAGATCGGCGACTTCTACGAGCGCCACGAGTTCCCGTACGAGATCGTGCGGGAGATGGGGCGGATGGGCCTGTTCGGCCTGCCCTTCCCGGAGGAGTACGGCGGCATGGGAGGCGACTACCTCGCCCTCGGGATCGCCCTGGAGGAGCTGGCCCGCGTCGACTCGTCCGTGGCGATCACCCTGGAGGCAGGGGTCTCGCTCGGCGCCATGCCGGTCTTCCGCTTCGGGACCGAGGAGCAGAAGCGGCGGTGGCTGCCGAAGCTCTGCGCGGGCGAGGCGCTCGGCGCGTTCGGCCTGACGGAGCCGGACGGCGGCTCGGACGCGGGCGGCACCCGGACGACGGCCGTGCTGGACGAGGCCACCGGTGAGTGGGTGATCAACGGGTCGAAGTGCTTCATCACCAACTCAGGTACGGACATCACGGAGCTGGTGACGGTGACGGCGGTCACCGGCCGCAAGGAGGACGGCGCCCCGCGCATCTCCGCGATCATCGTCCCGTCCGGCACCCCCGGCTTCACGGTCGCCGCCCCGTACTCCAAGGTCGGGTGGAACGCCTCGGACACCCGTGAGCTCTCCTTCTCCGACGTCCGCGTCCCGAAGGAGAACCTCCTGGGCGAGGAGGGCCGCGGGTACGCCCAGTTCCTCCGGATCCTGGACGAGGGGCGGATCGCCATCTCCGCGCTGTCGACGGGCCTCGCGCAGGGCTGTGTGGACGAGTCGCTGAAGTACGCGAAGGAGCGCCACGCCTTCGGGAAGCCGATCGGCGCCAACCAGGCCATCCAGTTCAAGATCGCCGACATGGAGACGCGGGCGCACATGGCCCGGATCGGCTGGCGCGACGCGGCCTCCCGGCTGGTGGCGGGCGAGCCCTTCAAGAAGGAGGCGGCCATCGCGAAGCTCTACTCCTCGACGGTGGCGGTGGACAACGCCCGCGAGGCGACGCAGATCCACGGCGGCTACGGCTTCATGAACGAGTACCCGGTGGCACGGATGTGGCGCGACTCCAAGATCCTGGAGATCGGCGAGGGCACGAGCGAGGTGCAGCGGATGCTGATCGCCCGGGAGCTGGGGATGGACGCCTGA
- a CDS encoding DUF2191 domain-containing protein: MTKTLVDVDDQMPAFAQQQLGTSTKRETINRALTIAATVSADDRARALRRLQDNADQFLDFDVLEERERSGL; the protein is encoded by the coding sequence ATGACGAAGACCCTCGTGGATGTGGACGACCAGATGCCGGCGTTCGCCCAGCAGCAGCTCGGCACCTCGACCAAGCGGGAGACGATCAACCGAGCACTGACCATAGCTGCCACGGTCAGTGCGGACGACCGGGCCCGGGCCTTGCGCCGGCTGCAGGACAACGCGGACCAGTTCCTGGACTTCGACGTCCTGGAGGAACGGGAGCGGTCAGGGCTGTGA
- a CDS encoding ABC transporter substrate-binding protein: protein MPHLRTSSLSRRGLLAAGGAVGLGAVLAACGDGDEKGSTSGSGAEKSGPWSFKDDRGQTAKADSVPKNIVAFVGVAAALHDYGVEVKGVFGPTKTSDGKADVQAGDLDISKVEVLGNVWGEFNVEKYAGLAPELLVTAMWEKDALWYVPDQSKGKILALAPSVALWAAQTTVPKAIQRHEDLAASLGADVKAKKVTDAKAAFEKAAARLRAAAKSQPNIKVLVGSASQDLFYVSLAKMSADTLYFQELGVQFIEPKVNEAGFFEELSWENVDKYDADIIMMDNRSSALQPDALTSKPTWAKLPAVKAGQVIPRTTEPIYSYDKCAPILDALAEAIEKAKKVG, encoded by the coding sequence ATGCCCCACCTCCGGACCAGCTCACTCTCCCGCCGCGGCCTGCTGGCCGCCGGTGGCGCCGTCGGTCTCGGTGCCGTCCTCGCGGCCTGCGGCGACGGCGACGAGAAGGGCTCCACCTCGGGTTCGGGTGCGGAGAAATCCGGCCCCTGGTCCTTCAAGGACGACCGCGGGCAGACGGCGAAGGCCGACTCCGTGCCGAAGAACATCGTCGCGTTCGTGGGTGTCGCCGCCGCGCTCCACGACTACGGCGTCGAGGTGAAGGGCGTCTTCGGCCCGACGAAGACCTCCGACGGCAAGGCCGATGTGCAGGCCGGTGACCTCGACATCAGCAAGGTCGAGGTGCTCGGCAACGTCTGGGGCGAGTTCAACGTCGAGAAGTACGCCGGTCTGGCGCCGGAGCTCCTCGTCACCGCCATGTGGGAGAAGGACGCCCTCTGGTACGTGCCGGACCAGTCCAAGGGCAAGATCCTCGCGCTGGCCCCGAGCGTCGCCCTGTGGGCCGCGCAGACCACGGTCCCGAAGGCCATCCAGCGCCACGAGGACCTGGCCGCCTCCCTCGGCGCCGACGTCAAGGCGAAGAAGGTCACCGACGCCAAGGCCGCCTTCGAGAAGGCCGCGGCCCGGCTGCGCGCCGCCGCGAAGTCGCAGCCGAACATCAAGGTCCTGGTGGGCTCGGCCAGTCAGGACCTGTTCTACGTCTCGCTCGCCAAGATGTCCGCCGACACCCTGTACTTCCAGGAGCTCGGTGTGCAGTTCATCGAGCCGAAGGTCAACGAGGCCGGCTTCTTCGAGGAGCTGAGCTGGGAGAACGTCGACAAGTACGACGCGGACATCATCATGATGGACAACCGCTCCTCGGCCCTGCAGCCCGACGCGCTGACCTCCAAGCCGACCTGGGCGAAGCTGCCGGCCGTCAAGGCGGGCCAGGTCATACCGCGTACGACGGAGCCCATCTACTCGTACGACAAGTGCGCGCCGATCCTCGACGCCCTCGCCGAGGCCATCGAGAAGGCCAAGAAGGTCGGCTGA
- a CDS encoding siderophore-interacting protein has product MTTATAPPASPFRFFGLTVLRTERLSPSMQRVTFGGPGLDGFAAGGRDQSLSLFLPHPGQREPFVPVAEDGTWFDAWRAAPEDVRAVMRAYTVRAQRRADDGSTEIDIDFALHEDGGPACRWAEAARPGRLLKALGPAVEDNASVRFRPPQDTDWVLIRADETALPAASAALEWLPAGTKAHVWLEVPDARDRLELRTEADVTVHWLVRGQGAPPAVEAVRAAELPGGVPYAWIAGESSEVRGLRRHLVQERGFDRKRVTFVGYWRRGMSEEQLREEAARASV; this is encoded by the coding sequence ATGACGACCGCCACCGCACCCCCCGCCTCCCCCTTCCGCTTCTTCGGCCTGACGGTCCTGCGGACCGAACGGCTGAGCCCCTCCATGCAACGGGTCACCTTCGGCGGGCCGGGGCTCGACGGCTTCGCGGCGGGGGGCCGGGACCAGAGCCTTTCGCTGTTCCTGCCGCACCCGGGCCAGCGCGAGCCCTTCGTCCCGGTGGCCGAGGACGGCACCTGGTTCGACGCGTGGCGCGCCGCCCCCGAGGACGTACGGGCCGTCATGCGCGCCTACACGGTCCGCGCGCAGCGCCGTGCCGACGACGGCTCGACCGAGATCGACATCGACTTCGCCCTGCACGAGGACGGCGGGCCCGCCTGCCGCTGGGCGGAGGCCGCCCGCCCCGGCCGGCTGCTCAAGGCGCTGGGCCCGGCCGTCGAGGACAACGCCTCGGTCCGCTTCCGCCCGCCCCAGGACACCGACTGGGTGCTGATCCGGGCCGACGAGACGGCGCTACCCGCGGCCTCGGCCGCCCTGGAGTGGCTTCCGGCCGGCACGAAGGCCCACGTCTGGCTGGAGGTCCCGGACGCGCGGGACCGCCTGGAGCTCCGCACGGAGGCCGACGTGACGGTCCACTGGCTGGTCCGCGGCCAGGGGGCGCCCCCGGCCGTGGAGGCCGTCCGCGCCGCCGAGCTTCCCGGGGGCGTCCCGTACGCCTGGATCGCCGGCGAGTCGTCGGAGGTGCGCGGGCTGCGCCGCCATCTCGTCCAGGAGCGGGGGTTCGACCGCAAGCGCGTCACCTTCGTCGGCTACTGGCGGCGCGGGATGAGCGAGGAACAGCTGAGGGAGGAAGCGGCGCGGGCGTCCGTGTGA